TGACGGGTCAGGTATCACCTCAACAGGTAGCAGCCCTGGGGATGGTGAAGAGCTCGTCGTTGCTGGCAGGCGGCGTGATATACGTCCTTCGTTTTGCCACAGGCGGAGCCATTTGAAGATAACATTGTCGTTGATGCCGTTTTCGCGGGCAATCTGAGCAACACATGCCCCGGGCTGAGAGGCCAGTTCGACCATACGAAGCTTTAAGTCGTTCGGATAATTTTTTCGGGGTTCGGAACGCCAGGTTTGAGATGTCATGGTTAGATGCCCGTCTGTACAGGTGGACGTCTAAGTTAGCAGGACGGGTCTGTTGGCAAAATACGGCACTAAATTGACGCTTACGTTTAATCGTCAAGGTTCATCTCCACATTATTTGAACAGTGCAAAGTAACCTTACTTACACCTGCTTTATCCCTGGTGATTTTAAAGTTAAGCATGCACTTGTTTAATAAGTCGGGCAACCCTGAGTCATCACCTGTAAAATATAAATCCAGGTCAGTAATCAGCTGGTCATCGCTATCGCTAAATGCGATATTTAGCGTCTCAAATGGAGTATAAACCGCAGACACAGTTGAAGGTTTACTCACGATGTTAATGATTTCGCTTAATGGGAGTAATACATCATTCCATCCCATTGATTTTAATGTCTCGATGAATAGCAAAAATCGGTATCGGTCGCTTTTATCCCCCAAATCACTTTGTCCAGATTGATGCAGAAAAGTAACTTTATTGAATAACTTTGCTGAAGCCCCGTATGTCTCACCCTGATTAATTAACCAGAGAATTGTTTTAGCAACGGATTTAGGAAAAAGCTTCTTACGTTGTGCTTCTTTTAACCACTTCATGATCAGAATGTGTTTCTTTAGTGCCGAACCAGAACCTGACCGTTTTTCTTCCATGGCTATATGGACCAGAAGGCACCAGGACAAATGAACCTGTTCCTCGGTGATCTGCGTTTGATATTGTGGTGTCAAATCGTCTATCTCTTTGCTTAATCAGAAGCTTTAGTATCCCAATGCACAATCGAAATCGCAATACCATGCCTTAATGGTATGACTTCCCCTATTCCCTGTTCCTGGTTGTGACAAGCATGTAGGAATTGTTCAACTGCCTGAGCTGTAAATCTGCCCGGTTTTGTAAGTCTCTGGACACTGGCTGGTTTACAGAGGATTTTTGCAATTGCCTTATCAGCTCTTCGGCCGGAATGCTGTCATTGAATGACTTCGATATAGAGAACACCGCCGTTTTGAGCTCGCTTACCGTCATGTACTTGCCCTTCTTTTCGTCCAGATGGTTCAGTCTGTCCTGGAGTTTCTGAAGATCAGTCACTCCCTGATACCACCCGCTAATACTGGCAGCAGGCAAAGAATTCGCCGCTAACTTCGACTGCCAGTCTTTTGAAACTGTTTTTGATAGTTCGGTATCGGGGTAAAGATGGCGAGTTTGCTCGACCAGTTGAGAGCCATATTGTAACGGCCAGTAAGGAGGTATGGTGATGAGTTCATCCAGTCGGGTTTTTAATGTCTTCGCATAGCTATCCCTGTTTGCTAACCATGCAGGGGAATCATTACGTAGCTGATCAGCAACCGGAAGTGGCAGGCTTGTTGGTAAAGCTGTGAGAGATGACATCACCGCCTCTTCCTCGGGATGGCTAAGCAATGTCGGTATGAATTTAAACGCGACCAGGCTCAATACCCCCGCCGTCAGCAACCCACTGAGGAATGCCAGACCGGGTGCGATTCGGGGGGTAGGTTTCTGCCTGACTTCGACATTAACCGTTGGCTGAGTATCTACAACATATACCCAACGTGGACTGTTGTTCACTTCTGCCGCAAGATCCTCTGCCCGTACTGGCAGCGTGACGTCAGTACGATGGCTTTCTAACTGGTCTGAGGAAGCATCGCTATTTTCGAGCCTGACTACGGTATTTTTCAATATTTGCCGTAGCACGTCCGTCCCGGCTGCGTTGTGCAGCTCCAGACGTTGTAAGGCTTCACCTGTGGAGCTCAGTAATTTTTCGCTCTGGTACAGGGCTGGTAAATCGACTCTGTGAAATGATAGTGTCCGGAATATCTGCTGGAGACGTTTACTCAGGCTACTGAGTATCTCTATACGGGCATGTGCCGAGGCAGGCCACATAGCTGACCACTGATAACGTATCAGGACATCAAGAATCGCCATGCCTTCATTGAAACCCTGTATACCTGCCAGGTTTGTTCTTGCCAGGGTAAACCATGCCGCCGTCTGGAGTTCGACACCATTGGTATCGAACAGATTTAATGCCAGTTTTTCAACATACTGCCAGTTCACGTCTGGACGAGCGGGATGGGATAGTTTTGCGAGTTCATCACGTAATTCTGAGAAATCTGGCAGTGTGCGGGGATCGCTTCCAGTCTTAAGGTGGCGTTCGGCTGAATGGAACATTGTGAAGTCCGTATCGAATGAGGGTTTGGGGGAGTTAAATAAACTGGTGTTTTTCCAGATACTGCTGTTGTTTCAGATGCCTGAGCATCACCTTACCTTCAGGCATGAATTCAGTGCCGTACCGCACAAGCCCAATACCTTTCAGTTCGGCATCGATGGCGTAACGCAGCTCTCCAGGTACTTCCTGTTCAAGCAGTGTGACATTGAGCGTCTGCAAACGAGGCTCATACTTCAGCAAAACACCGGAAAGTGTATCTATCAGTTCATGGGCGGTTCCGGGCATGCCTTGCAGGATTTTAGTCATATCCGGCAAACCGAAATCTGGTAAATGAGAGATGGCCCCCGCACGAGAGTTTAATATCCGTTGGATATTATCCAGTACGGATAAAATAACCTGGTCCTCTTCATTTGCCAGTTCAAGGGGAAGGTCACCTGTGAAATTTCCAGTGAGAATTTCATATAAGGAGGGAGATTTTCTATCCATGACACACTATATTCCTAACAATTTTTTGGTGGCAGATGTTTTGAATGTTGTTTGAAATTATTGATGAACCTTAAAAAACAAGTGATTGACTTTGTCTGAAGTGATTTATTTCGTTAAAACGGATTCTGGATTGTCCGCATTAGGTTTGCCTGGGTAATAGTAAAAAACACTTACGGCGATAATATATTTTTCCCCACAATGAAGTTTATTGGGGATCTTTAAACAAAGGCAATCCATTGGATTTTCGCCATTCTATTACTGATTTTATTATATTCTCTGGCTCCCTAGCCTCTGGTGATTCTGGGTATGCAATAAGATCACCTTGTTTAGGATGTTCAGTTATTTTTATGAAGTGGTCCATTAGTCTATCTAAGTAAGAATCTAGTTCACTTCCTTTTAGAGACTTATCCTTCCTGGTTGCTCGCCTAAATTCATGTAAAAATTCGATGAATTCATCTTCAGTATAATCATTAATTGCATTTTTAAATTCGAACATTATTTTACCTTCTATAATGAATTTCATCATGTAAACGAGGGGTTACTATTCTTAAATTATCAATATCATATACACCGCCACCATTTTCTATCGCAATATCATGGTGTATCTGGAATTTTTTCACAACTTCTTTTGGGCCTATATAATACCCATCTTTAGGAACCCATGGTGCCAAGCCGCCACTAATTCTTTCCTGGTTATCCTCTCCAAATTGAGCCAAGAGGTCTGGGTCATTGCTTATTTCCATCCATATATCTTCGCGTAACTCATTGAAGGTATTGTATTTTTTCCTTCGTAATTTATCAGCAATATGAGCCGGAATTTTAGCACCTTCTCCACTGTTGGTAACTGATAAGTCGAGCCAATTTTTCCCATTTTCAATTTGAGCGCCATTGCCTGTTGCAGTTCCTGGCTGACTCCGTGAATCATCTTTCAGGTAAACATAAATCGGCTTAATCCCGGAGTCCGCAGGGAATACCAGAATATAATCGTTAAGATCACGTTCTTCCGGCACCGGGAATGGCGGGGTCGTGTATTCGTCTTTACCATCCGGGATCGGGGTGACCAGTATTGTCGCCTGGTCTATTGGCTTGATGTCGCTGCCAGTATGCGATGGAAGGTCGCTTCCTTCCGGTTTTTCTGGCGTCCAGGTGATCAGTGGGCCATCCACACCATGAGCGGGTGTGAACTCATAACGGTTGTTGGCTTCCACCCACTTCATGTCGGCCGTGCGTACACCTTCATACGGCGTACCTTCACCTGTGTGGACGCCGTAAACACGCATATTGCCCTGGTCATCGGCATGCCAGAAAAAGCGGACCCGGGTTGTGGCTTTGGCCCCCGTTAGCGCTTTTTGTCGCAACTCTTCTTCGTACCAGTATTCGTCCCGACCAGGAACTTTGTCGCTTCCTGCCCCCGCTGACGGGATATACAGCGCGGACATCATCGCCCCCACGTATGGAATTCCACGGGCGGCACCCAACACGCCAGTAAGAGACCACTCCCCCCATACCTGAGTCATAACGCCAGCAGTTGTTCTGGCAGCCAGCGCTCCCCCTCCTATAGCAAGCGGTGCGGCTGAAGCTTCAGCCGGTGCTACTGCACTCTCACTTCCGGGTTTTCGCCGTTTAGCAGACTGAGCATGTTGAACGACTTCATCATCATGCTCATGTTGATGACCATAACCGCAGCAGTCGTCCTCAACAGGTTGGGCAAAGATCGTCATCTCACCAAAGTTATCGGCAGACTCTTCGTTTGTCCCGCCGTCAGTACATCCTTTCTCTTTCAGGCATGATTTGGCATAAACCGGCGTCACCCATGGCGTCAGCGTTTCAGGATTAAATTCCCGCATTGTTGCCGGAGGCGGCAGGCTGACTGTTTCCAACGGTAGCGCATTAGGTGCAGCAAACATCGTCCTTTTCACCTTGCGGATATACGACGCTGTCGTGCCGTACTCCACCTTCCCCGCCTCCAACTTCAGATAACTGCCGCCGCCAATCAGCGTGATGCGCTTCTTCCCGGCAAACGAGATGTCACTTTCTGAAGTAAATGTCAGTTTCTTCTCTGCAAACAGCCGCATGCTGGCGTTCTGGGCCTGCATGTCTATCGGGCCTTCCCCTGCTTTCAGGCTCAGTTGCCCGGTGCGGGCAAACAACCCCAGCTTCTCCCCTGCAAGGGCGGTCATATTGCCCATCACTCCGGCACTGATATCGCCCCCGGCATTGATGGCGAGGTTTTTTGTGGCCGTCAGTTGAAGGTGTTCGCCACTGGTGAACGCTATGCCTTCCGGGGCTGAGAACAATAACGCTTCATTGAGCGGCTTCAGACGTTGCTCAAACATTTGTATCTGGCTGTCGATATCCGCCTTCAGCGCCAGTGCCTGCTCTGCGGCCATCTCCAGCTGTTGCAGTTGCTGGTTCAGCTGGTCGATTTCTTTCAGGGCCGCGTCCATATCCAGCACCTCGCCCTGGGCTTTGGCCTGTCCGTCCGCACTCACATACAGTCCTTTACCTGCGCGGATTGTGCCCCGTTCATCGGTGCGTAACTCCGTGCCTTTGCCACGGGGCTGCGCCTTCTCATCCACCAGATGGCCGGTGTTCAGCTGGGTTTTTCCGTACTCCGTCGCGAGCTTGATATGCTCTTCGCCACGCTGGTCCTCCATCCGAAGCTTGTTGTTGGCCGGGGTTCTGAGAACATTGCGGGTGTGGTTGTCCCGGTTAACGTGGTCCGGATGTTCGGAGTCGTGCATTGCGTGAGAGATATAAGGCAGGTCGATATCACCATTACCGTACGCAATCGCCACTTCGGTCCCGTCGATGAGCGGTGTATGCCAGCCGAGGGTGTCACCCGAATACGGCTTCGCCATCCGCAGCCACAGATAGCCGTAACCCTGCTCTGACCCTTCCCGGTCAAAATCCAGCTTTACGCGGTAGCGGCCCTGTTCATCCAGGTACGCGTAGGTATCGTTCTTCTCCCGGCTCTCGATTCTGGCTGGCAGGGTGCCGTGGATTTCCGGGCGCGGGATTTCCACCGGGCGGAAGCTGTAGCGCTCGCTGTAGGGCATTCCTTCGACAGACACATGCAGGCGGGTATCACGGGCTGCACGGTAAGTGACCAGGGTGATAATCACACCTTCACTTAGGGCAGCGATGACGTTGCCCTGCGGCTCCAGCACCTGGCCGGGTGTCAGGCCCGAGGCATTACTGTCAAGACTGACACGGGCTGATTTATTCAGTTCGCGCTCGTGATGAATGCGGGCATAAAACGCTCCGCTTTCGGTTTCCGGCTCCGGTTCGGTGTCATCACCGGCTTCGCGGTAAGGGGCAGCGTAGCGGTATTGTTCGCCTGTCATGCTGGCGTCCTGCCGTACACTCACTGCTGTATCCAGTGGGGTACTGGCCGCACGGTAATTGTAATCACGTGTGGCAACCGTGCCGGTGACCACATTGTTCCGGGTGCGCACATCCCACACCGACTCTGCCGCACCATCGTACAGACCGGACGGCTCACTGTACGGCAGGCGCACATCAAACTGATAGTTGAGCTGGCTGTCGGCAAACAGGTAAACATCCATTTCCCGGGTGCTGTCCATCTCCGTACGCCAGTAAATCCCCACTTCCGACAGAATGCGCTGCACAAACTCCAGGTCGGTTTCCCGCCACTGGGTGATGAGTTCACGTGCCGGATAAGTACGCTCCAGGCGGAACTCAAAATCCGGCCCTTCCAGCCCGTGCTGGCGCAAGACCTGCTCCACCACTTCCGGGACGGACTGGTTCTGGAACACGGCACACTGGCGGGTGAAGGAGAGCAACGCCAGGCGGGAGCTCAGCGTCACTTTGTAATGCGACTGGTCCTGGGTGGTGGACAACCATTCCAGACGGGTGATGATGCCATGAACGCTTTTACCACTGCGCATCCGCAGGGAGCCATACTTCATCAGCACCTGCTCCGGGGCAATGTTTGCCTGCGGAGTGGTGAATTCAATGTCCCAGCTAAACGGCTCGCTTAACGCTTCCCGCCCGGTAAAATTCAGTACATCCGGCAGTACGGTGCTGTCGTTAATCTCAAGAGAATAGCGCGTCTGCCCGTCAAAAAGAGCTAACCAGTTATCCATCACTTCACTCCTTTACCGGCACGAGGTTGATCCAGCCATCACCGAGCTCTAGGGTGCGCGGTTTGTCCGGATCGAGGTCATCACGGGTCAAGACCTTCCGCCAGCGGTTGTCTTTCATATCCGGTCGGTTGAACAGGGCAACCACCGCCACGAACTGCGCATTTTCATCCATCGGCATATTGAGCGACACGCTGCCGTTGGGCATCACCAGCAGCTCTTTTGACGCCAGCACATCCTCTTTGAGTACCGTATCGGCGTTACGCAGCAACGTCTGATAATCAGCAGCATCCACACCTTTACGGTCCTTGAGCTGATAGACCCGGACCATTGTCGCCAGTGGCGTCTGTGCGCCATCGGCATTGACGGCGGTACGCGGCGTGAAGTCCAGATGAAGGGTTTTAATGTGTTTATAGAAGATGGATTTCGTCAGACTGACTGTGCCATCCGTGACGGTCTGGGTCAGACCGCAGCCTGAAAGCAGACCGCAGGCGACAAGCGTCAGCGCCCACCAGCGGGTAACTGTTGCCATTCAGAAGTTCCTTAATTGAGAAGAGGGGGAGCGGGATGACATGCTTAATCGAAACGGTAGTGACCGTCTTCAGCCGGTGCCAGCACCTGGCATTGCAGCCCTTCATAGCAACCCAGACTGACGGTCAGGGTTTCACGGTTATCGCTGAGTTTGCCGTCTCTCAGTCCGAGCAGACCGGTGCGCCCCAGTTGAATACGCCGACCTTTGCCCAGGCGGGGCTCTGGCAGGAGTCGCACCGGTACGGTCAGGCGTAACCGCGCATCACTGCGGTAGCCCAGATACACACGCATCAGCACCAGCAGGTCGGTATGGATGTGACCGCCAGGTAACCAGCCTTCGGCTTCCTCCGGATCGTCCGTGACCAGTGTCACCAGCACCCGGCTGCATGCTTCTTTGGCGGTTTTGCCCAGTGTTGCTCGCTGCGAAAGTTGAACACGGTTTCCAGCCCCTAACCCACTGCGGTTATTGATATGCACTTTGACCGGATCAGGTTCGGTGATCGTCGCCCGGGTATGCGGGGCCAGCAGGCTGACCAGTGCCCGGATACCTTCCGCATTGCGGGTCGGTAAACGCATGGTGCCCAGCAGCGCCAGGAATCGGGAAACCGGGGTTGCCACATGTTCAGCCGTACCCGGAATACCGAGACCCACCAGCCCCAGCAGGCACTGGGAAGTGGCGTCACGGCCCCCGGCTTCAAACGTGGCCGGGTATGCATACTTGCGCCAGATACGGTAATACTGCGTGGTGATACGGTGGCTGAAGATATCCAGAAACGAGGTGACCGCTTCATGCCCTTCCCGGCGCTGCGCGATATCATCCAGATACATGCCCGGGAGGGGCGAGTCCACACCGTACATGCCCAGAAAAGTGGTACGCACGGTCGGGGGGCGTTCGGGATGATCCTCATCAGTCTCTACCGCCTTGAGCGTGCTGACGGGAAATCCCATCCCCGGCCAGGGGCGAAAACGCACCGGATCGTTGGCGGGGTGGCTGGTGGCCCCGAGCTTCGGTGAGTCAGGACTTTCCTGCTCCAGCAGCTGGCAGAAACGGTAAAAATTGGCTCGCCAGATGTCCTTATTGAGGGCGAATGTCAGCCCGGTACGTGCTGGCTGTGAAATTCTTTCCATCGCAGTCGTTTCCCTGTCGGTTGCAGCACCAGCGTGAGCTGGTTAAAGAGGTGAATATCCGCATACAGCGCGAAGAAGCGATGCAGCATTTCGCCAAAGAGGTTCACATCCCCCTCACCTGCAAAATTATCCATGTTCAGCGTGACCTCGATATCCACGCCCCGCAGCATAAAGCCCTTCTCGAAGCGCCGGATAAGCGTGTGCTTCACCGCGACAATGGCTTCAAGGCGACGGCGGTTCATCTCATCGTCGGTCCAGTCATACAGGGCCAGCGTTCCTCGCAGCACTTCAGGGTTATCCATCATGCTGAGGAAGTTTGAGCCAAGATGACTCATGACCCGCCAGTGGAAACGGTCACTGGCCGGTGGATACAGCGGCATTGTCGGGGCAGAAACATTCAGCACCCGGACCGGGACTTTGCCTGCTTTGACCACCCTGTCTAACAGGGTGCTTTCCAGTGCCTTACGCGGGAGCTGGCCGTTGGTGCCGGTGATCCGCATCGAGAGTGATTCGGGTTTCTCAGACAGCTGATCCAGTTCAAAGGAGCGGCCACCGAGAATAAGCCAGGTGTCATAAAGGCCCGATGCCCCGCGTTTGACCCGGGTATGGAAATAGCGCTCGGGTGCATCGTGGCGCATCATGCCGCCCCGGTGCCGGAAACTGGTGAACGGAACATACTGATGTTTGCCGAGTTTCACCGCACCGTGGATGTTATCAACGCTGTAAATCTCGGTGTGGCCGTCCTGAAGACGCAGTGGCCGCAGCAGGTATTCATTGTCCAGTGGGTTAAGCGTCAGCGGGTCGGCTTCGAGTGTGAAGAGGTTGATAACCGGCGCACAATGCAGGCGGAAGTTCTCGGTCTCAAACGGCAGATCGGATGACCAGGCTTCAGTGAGCACGATGTCGATTTCAAACCAGGTACTGGCCGCATTCAGCCCGATGGTTTCAAGACCCCGCAGCTCAACAAACATAAACTTCGGACGGAAGCTGAAGTATTCAAGCAACAGCTGATAACCACTGAAGGCAGAATCCGCTTTCTTCCACAGTCCGTCATGGTCATCAAAGCCCATCGGCTTGCACCAGCCATCAAACTGATGGCGTTCGGTGCGGGTTCCGGCATGACGGGCATGCATGGCATGAACGCGACGGGTCATCGCCAGATGCAGGGCGGAGCTAATCGGGCTTTCGGCATTGAGAAAAATGGCGACTTTGTCGATCCCGGCCTTGCTCCAGTCCACTTTTTCCGGGCATTCAAAACGCAGGCGGATGGCAGAACGTCCATCGGTTTCGGTATGAAGACGCGCATCAGCAAGGTGCAGTGGTTGCAGAGGCACATCCCGCGTGGTCCGGTACTGGCAGGCGGTTTTGTGTGGCCCCACCGGACGCGAGAGAACCGAGAAACCTTCAGCCAGCGTTTCCGCCTGGCGAAGACTTTGCCACGCGGGAGAAAACTCAACGATAGCCAGGGATGGAATGGTCCGCATGTAGTGCGGCCACAACAGGCTTACCAGCCCTTCGGTCAGCTCCGGCAAATCATCATCAAGCTTTTCACGCAGTCGCCCCATCAGGAAGGCAAAGCCTTCAAACAGACGTTCTACGTAAGGATCACGTGCGCCGGGTTTATCCAGATTGAGCATTGCCGCCCGGTCCGGGTGCGCCCGGGCAAATTCTTTACCGGCCTCACGCAGGTAGCGCATTTCGGCCTCAAAATAGCGCAGGGTTAAGTCATCCATGCACGGGTATCCTGAAATTAATCAAACAAAAAAGTTAGCCACAGAGCACCATGGCACGGGCAGGATCGATAGCAATCAGACCTGCCAGTAGCGTATCCATCTCAGGCATCAGTCGGGTTTTATCACTTTCACTGCGACCGGCTTTCATACGCAGAAGCTTCAGACGGCGAGCCTGCACCTCAAATAACAAACCCGGCTCCCAGTCGCCCAGCGTCAGTTGTGGGGCGCTGGCAGTCAGTTCACCCAGCAAATGCAGCGCCATTTCATTACGGCCGTACTGCTCAGCAACCCGGGCCATGAGCAGACGCACCAGCCAGCGCTGCCGGGGAGTGTCCAGCCCCGGTCGGGACTGAAGCCAGGCCAGTGCCGACTCGGGTCCTTCACTGTCTCCCTTCTCCATCGCTTCGGATTCGAGTAACAGCACATCGTCTCCCTGCCCGTTGACTACCGTTGCTGGTTCATCTCCAAACATCCGCGTTTCTTCATTCACCTTTTCGGCTATCCAGCCTGTGGTGACCTCATCGGCAAACGGAGTACCATCATTCCAGGCCAGTCCCTCCAGCCCCGGCATACGCTTCAGGAACAGGCGCAGATCCAGCAGCACGGAATCAGACCAGCTCTCCCACGGTTGACCCGCATGACTGAGCCCCTGCCAGAGATACCACTGAAGATCGAGCCAGAAATGGTTTACCCCTTCGCAGTACATCTGACTGGCCTGCTCCACCAGCTCAGCCCAGTTTTTTTGCAGGTACAGCCGTTTCAGCTGTGCCCGGTACTCTGGTTTCGGCGGAACCAGGCGGGAACGGCCACTGCTGTCCAGCGGGGGGATTTGATCGACGGTATCCCAGCGTACGGTTTTCATCAGCCGGTGGGAGGCCAGCCAGCCCTGTGGTTGCTCACCCAGCCAGCGGGAAAGTAACTTTGCCTGGTCGAGTAAATCGCGTCCGGACTTGACGGGCGTAAGCTGGGGGGACTGAGAATGGACAGATTCGTACCCGGAATCAGGGGCGCTGCTGTTCTGGGGAATTAATGCGTCCATCCCACCGGAACGCGCCAGACGATTCTCAAGCGCCGTGCAGAGTCCGGCAAAAGACGGTTTTTCATTCTCAGGCCAGTCAGCGACGGCATTTGCCAGCAGACTGATCGCTCCAGCAATGAGCGCGGCATCGTCCCGGTCTACTTCCGGCCAGAGTGAGAGTGTATCGAGCATTTTTGTACTGCTGAGCCACTCCAGTGCGGCTTTCCGGGCAACAGGGCGCTGAGGATGGCAACGTTTGCCGTAGCGTGACAACATCGCCACCATCAGCAGCAAACCTTCCGCCAGTCCTTTCTCTCCGTCGCGGCTCAGTCGGGCCTGGATGTACCAGGTCACCACGCGGATATCTTTGGCACTTTCACAAAGACACTTTTCCGCCAGTTCACAGAGTCGCTCCGGGTCAGTACCGGAGAGCTTATTAATCTCTTCGCGCATCAGCTGGAAGCTGTCGTCATATGCCGGGTCGTCTCCGGTTTCCTGCTCAGGACTGAGTGGCAACAACCAGTTATCCCAGAGAGGGAGAGCATCGGATGCCCGGGCAATGAGGTTTTGCTGATCTTGCTGATGGGTCGTG
This genomic stretch from Buttiauxella agrestis harbors:
- the tssF gene encoding type VI secretion system baseplate subunit TssF; translated protein: MDDLTLRYFEAEMRYLREAGKEFARAHPDRAAMLNLDKPGARDPYVERLFEGFAFLMGRLREKLDDDLPELTEGLVSLLWPHYMRTIPSLAIVEFSPAWQSLRQAETLAEGFSVLSRPVGPHKTACQYRTTRDVPLQPLHLADARLHTETDGRSAIRLRFECPEKVDWSKAGIDKVAIFLNAESPISSALHLAMTRRVHAMHARHAGTRTERHQFDGWCKPMGFDDHDGLWKKADSAFSGYQLLLEYFSFRPKFMFVELRGLETIGLNAASTWFEIDIVLTEAWSSDLPFETENFRLHCAPVINLFTLEADPLTLNPLDNEYLLRPLRLQDGHTEIYSVDNIHGAVKLGKHQYVPFTSFRHRGGMMRHDAPERYFHTRVKRGASGLYDTWLILGGRSFELDQLSEKPESLSMRITGTNGQLPRKALESTLLDRVVKAGKVPVRVLNVSAPTMPLYPPASDRFHWRVMSHLGSNFLSMMDNPEVLRGTLALYDWTDDEMNRRRLEAIVAVKHTLIRRFEKGFMLRGVDIEVTLNMDNFAGEGDVNLFGEMLHRFFALYADIHLFNQLTLVLQPTGKRLRWKEFHSQHVPG
- a CDS encoding DUF2913 family protein, with translation MTPQYQTQITEEQVHLSWCLLVHIAMEEKRSGSGSALKKHILIMKWLKEAQRKKLFPKSVAKTILWLINQGETYGASAKLFNKVTFLHQSGQSDLGDKSDRYRFLLFIETLKSMGWNDVLLPLSEIINIVSKPSTVSAVYTPFETLNIAFSDSDDQLITDLDLYFTGDDSGLPDLLNKCMLNFKITRDKAGVSKVTLHCSNNVEMNLDD
- a CDS encoding transposase, whose product is MTSQTWRSEPRKNYPNDLKLRMVELASQPGACVAQIARENGINDNVIFKWLRLWQNEGRISRRLPATTSSSPSPGLLPVEVIPDPSLSDELNTGSALFSPLNASSCCVEFRHGKMTLDNPSPELLAVLIRELTGRTR
- the tssE gene encoding type VI secretion system baseplate subunit TssE: MDRKSPSLYEILTGNFTGDLPLELANEEDQVILSVLDNIQRILNSRAGAISHLPDFGLPDMTKILQGMPGTAHELIDTLSGVLLKYEPRLQTLNVTLLEQEVPGELRYAIDAELKGIGLVRYGTEFMPEGKVMLRHLKQQQYLEKHQFI
- a CDS encoding S-type pyocin domain-containing protein, which translates into the protein MREFNPETLTPWVTPVYAKSCLKEKGCTDGGTNEESADNFGEMTIFAQPVEDDCCGYGHQHEHDDEVVQHAQSAKRRKPGSESAVAPAEASAAPLAIGGGALAARTTAGVMTQVWGEWSLTGVLGAARGIPYVGAMMSALYIPSAGAGSDKVPGRDEYWYEEELRQKALTGAKATTRVRFFWHADDQGNMRVYGVHTGEGTPYEGVRTADMKWVEANNRYEFTPAHGVDGPLITWTPEKPEGSDLPSHTGSDIKPIDQATILVTPIPDGKDEYTTPPFPVPEERDLNDYILVFPADSGIKPIYVYLKDDSRSQPGTATGNGAQIENGKNWLDLSVTNSGEGAKIPAHIADKLRRKKYNTFNELREDIWMEISNDPDLLAQFGEDNQERISGGLAPWVPKDGYYIGPKEVVKKFQIHHDIAIENGGGVYDIDNLRIVTPRLHDEIHYRR
- the tssA gene encoding type VI secretion system protein TssA; amino-acid sequence: MSSPEALLSACTTHQQDQQNLIARASDALPLWDNWLLPLSPEQETGDDPAYDDSFQLMREEINKLSGTDPERLCELAEKCLCESAKDIRVVTWYIQARLSRDGEKGLAEGLLLMVAMLSRYGKRCHPQRPVARKAALEWLSSTKMLDTLSLWPEVDRDDAALIAGAISLLANAVADWPENEKPSFAGLCTALENRLARSGGMDALIPQNSSAPDSGYESVHSQSPQLTPVKSGRDLLDQAKLLSRWLGEQPQGWLASHRLMKTVRWDTVDQIPPLDSSGRSRLVPPKPEYRAQLKRLYLQKNWAELVEQASQMYCEGVNHFWLDLQWYLWQGLSHAGQPWESWSDSVLLDLRLFLKRMPGLEGLAWNDGTPFADEVTTGWIAEKVNEETRMFGDEPATVVNGQGDDVLLLESEAMEKGDSEGPESALAWLQSRPGLDTPRQRWLVRLLMARVAEQYGRNEMALHLLGELTASAPQLTLGDWEPGLLFEVQARRLKLLRMKAGRSESDKTRLMPEMDTLLAGLIAIDPARAMVLCG
- the tssJ gene encoding type VI secretion system lipoprotein TssJ, translating into MATVTRWWALTLVACGLLSGCGLTQTVTDGTVSLTKSIFYKHIKTLHLDFTPRTAVNADGAQTPLATMVRVYQLKDRKGVDAADYQTLLRNADTVLKEDVLASKELLVMPNGSVSLNMPMDENAQFVAVVALFNRPDMKDNRWRKVLTRDDLDPDKPRTLELGDGWINLVPVKE
- a CDS encoding VasL domain-containing protein → MFHSAERHLKTGSDPRTLPDFSELRDELAKLSHPARPDVNWQYVEKLALNLFDTNGVELQTAAWFTLARTNLAGIQGFNEGMAILDVLIRYQWSAMWPASAHARIEILSSLSKRLQQIFRTLSFHRVDLPALYQSEKLLSSTGEALQRLELHNAAGTDVLRQILKNTVVRLENSDASSDQLESHRTDVTLPVRAEDLAAEVNNSPRWVYVVDTQPTVNVEVRQKPTPRIAPGLAFLSGLLTAGVLSLVAFKFIPTLLSHPEEEAVMSSLTALPTSLPLPVADQLRNDSPAWLANRDSYAKTLKTRLDELITIPPYWPLQYGSQLVEQTRHLYPDTELSKTVSKDWQSKLAANSLPAASISGWYQGVTDLQKLQDRLNHLDEKKGKYMTVSELKTAVFSISKSFNDSIPAEELIRQLQKSSVNQPVSRDLQNRADLQLRQLNNSYMLVTTRNRE
- a CDS encoding bacteriocin immunity protein; its protein translation is MFEFKNAINDYTEDEFIEFLHEFRRATRKDKSLKGSELDSYLDRLMDHFIKITEHPKQGDLIAYPESPEAREPENIIKSVIEWRKSNGLPLFKDPQ
- the tssG gene encoding type VI secretion system baseplate subunit TssG; this encodes MERISQPARTGLTFALNKDIWRANFYRFCQLLEQESPDSPKLGATSHPANDPVRFRPWPGMGFPVSTLKAVETDEDHPERPPTVRTTFLGMYGVDSPLPGMYLDDIAQRREGHEAVTSFLDIFSHRITTQYYRIWRKYAYPATFEAGGRDATSQCLLGLVGLGIPGTAEHVATPVSRFLALLGTMRLPTRNAEGIRALVSLLAPHTRATITEPDPVKVHINNRSGLGAGNRVQLSQRATLGKTAKEACSRVLVTLVTDDPEEAEGWLPGGHIHTDLLVLMRVYLGYRSDARLRLTVPVRLLPEPRLGKGRRIQLGRTGLLGLRDGKLSDNRETLTVSLGCYEGLQCQVLAPAEDGHYRFD